A single genomic interval of Spinacia oleracea cultivar Varoflay chromosome 6, BTI_SOV_V1, whole genome shotgun sequence harbors:
- the LOC110800232 gene encoding 23 kDa jasmonate-induced protein: MGSNVFGTPITQEMLKSMPEYHGTKDKDINAHNRAVVALEMKNAEGKDTNARKFLKALEPRFGLDTMTMCTIYNATGDPLTLVDAHSWTGRVCESPYPMMILNGQWGAFLHGKHADGHSSEAVVVYKGNNLHWVLSFSNLRTNVTNKVYTEISESRHYDDQEWKNIKNSLDKGKTTHKSEGNNSETVDRALMFASIGDISICEVEAILTTPKALSDPGYH, translated from the exons ATGGGTTCAAACGTGTTCGGAACTCCCATCACACAGGAGATGCTGAAATCAATGCCGGAATACCATGGGACAAAGGACAAGGACATAAATGCTCATAATCGCGCAGTTGTAGCGTTGGAGATGAAGAATGCGGAAGGAAAGGACACAAATGCTAGAAAATTCCTCAAGGCTTTGGAGCCTCGATTTGGGCTAGATACGATGACGATGTGCACGATTTACAATGCTACTGGGGATCCATTAACTCTGGTTGATGCTCATAGCTGGACGGGTCGGGTTTGCGAATCTCCTTATCCAATGATGATTTTAAATGGGCAATGGGGTGCGTTTTTGCACGGCAAACATGCAGATGGACATAGCTCTGAAGCTGTCGTTGTGTACAAGGGAAATAACCTTCACTGGGTGTTATCATTTTCCAACCTTCGGAcaaatgtcaccaacaag GTGTACACTGAAATTTCCGAATCACGACATTATGATGACCAAGAATGGAAAAATATCAAGAACAGTTTGGATAAGGGGAAAACGACGCACAAAAGCGAAGGGAACAACAGCGAAACGGTGGACAGGGCTTTAATGTTCGCTTCTATTGGTGATATTTCAATATGCGAAGTCGAGGCAATATTGACTACTCCTAAAGCCCTTAGTGATCCTGGGTATCACTAG